A part of Vulcanisaeta moutnovskia 768-28 genomic DNA contains:
- the glmS gene encoding glutamine--fructose-6-phosphate transaminase (isomerizing): MCGIIGITSLPNNLREPIGKVVRKCLERLEYRGYDSVGIAVIKGNYIEVRKGKGKIIEVSTRLNFDEVDGTTAIGHTRWATHGKPSDENAHPHTDCTGSVAIIHNGIISNFLELKEELIKKGHVFKSETDTEVVAHLIEEYLKLGYRPFDAFKAALSRLKGAYAFVVTISQEPNRLYFARNTSPLVIGIGNGTNFVASDIPAFLEFTNTVIVLRDGEYGYIEPNKVYIEKDGVPVNIEERIRLISWTPEMASKEGYPHFMLKEIHEQPFAIGSTLAGINEKEFDNVVNLLLNSRKILIVGAGTSYHAGLVGDYLLTTVLGLDTHAVISSEYKRYVNAVNDNDTVIAISQSGETIDTLVAVRALKERGAKVIAISNVIDSAIPRESNYVLYTRAGPEIGVAATKTFTTQLVIMTILTLRAGIIMGKLDANEYRSIMDSLNKLPGLLQNIITRTEGRVKALSEYMSRRQNAYYLGRGIGVPLSMEGALKLKEIAYIHAEAYPAGESKHGPIALVEEGYPVVFSILDDDNVDPLLGNVMEMKARDAYTIGFVPEKYIGKFKELLNAVLELPNVDYRIAPIIYIVPMQLLAYYTAVARGYDPDKPRNLAKTVTVE; this comes from the coding sequence ATGTGTGGTATTATTGGTATAACATCGTTACCAAATAACCTTAGGGAGCCCATTGGTAAAGTCGTTAGAAAGTGCCTTGAAAGGCTTGAGTACAGGGGTTATGACTCCGTTGGCATTGCAGTCATTAAGGGCAATTACATAGAGGTTAGGAAGGGTAAGGGTAAGATCATCGAGGTTAGTACTAGGCTAAATTTTGATGAGGTTGATGGCACGACGGCTATTGGACATACTAGATGGGCAACCCATGGTAAGCCAAGCGATGAGAATGCGCATCCACATACAGACTGTACAGGTAGTGTTGCTATTATTCATAACGGTATAATATCAAACTTCCTAGAACTTAAGGAGGAACTCATTAAGAAAGGCCACGTCTTTAAGAGCGAGACCGATACTGAAGTAGTCGCTCATTTAATAGAGGAGTATCTGAAGCTTGGTTATAGACCATTTGATGCATTTAAGGCAGCATTATCAAGGCTTAAGGGCGCATATGCATTTGTCGTTACCATATCACAGGAACCCAACAGGCTTTACTTTGCCAGAAATACCTCACCTCTAGTTATTGGTATTGGTAATGGCACTAACTTTGTCGCCAGTGACATACCTGCATTTCTTGAGTTCACAAACACGGTAATTGTACTTAGAGACGGTGAGTATGGATATATTGAGCCCAACAAAGTCTATATTGAGAAGGATGGCGTACCTGTTAATATTGAGGAGAGGATTAGGCTAATTAGTTGGACACCGGAAATGGCAAGCAAGGAGGGTTACCCGCACTTCATGCTTAAGGAAATCCATGAGCAACCCTTTGCCATAGGCTCAACATTGGCAGGTATTAATGAAAAGGAGTTTGATAACGTGGTTAATCTCCTCCTAAATTCAAGGAAAATACTAATAGTTGGCGCTGGTACATCATACCACGCAGGCCTCGTTGGTGATTACCTACTTACGACAGTACTAGGCCTTGATACGCATGCCGTAATATCATCTGAGTACAAGAGGTATGTTAATGCCGTTAATGATAATGATACTGTAATAGCCATAAGCCAATCAGGTGAGACAATAGATACCTTAGTAGCTGTGAGAGCATTGAAGGAGAGAGGCGCTAAGGTTATTGCCATATCTAATGTTATTGATAGTGCAATACCCAGAGAGTCAAATTACGTACTTTATACAAGGGCAGGGCCCGAAATCGGTGTTGCGGCAACAAAGACCTTTACCACACAATTGGTTATAATGACAATACTTACCTTAAGGGCTGGCATTATCATGGGCAAATTAGACGCTAATGAGTATAGGAGTATCATGGACTCACTTAATAAGTTACCTGGGCTTCTCCAAAATATTATAACTAGAACTGAAGGTAGGGTTAAGGCATTAAGTGAGTATATGAGTAGGAGACAGAACGCGTATTACTTAGGTAGGGGAATTGGTGTTCCGTTGAGTATGGAGGGTGCTTTGAAACTGAAAGAAATAGCTTACATACATGCCGAGGCGTATCCCGCTGGTGAGAGCAAGCATGGACCCATAGCATTGGTTGAGGAAGGTTATCCCGTAGTCTTTTCGATACTTGATGATGATAATGTAGATCCATTACTCGGTAATGTAATGGAAATGAAGGCAAGGGACGCATACACAATAGGATTCGTACCTGAGAAATACATTGGTAAATTTAAAGAGTTACTAAATGCAGTGCTTGAATTGCCAAATGTTGATTATAGGATAGCTCCAATAATATATATCGTACCAATGCAACTCCTTGCTTATTATACTGCTGTTGCCCGTGGTTATGACCCAGACAAACCAAGGAATTTGGCAAAGACAGTGACTGTGGAGTGA
- a CDS encoding sugar phosphate nucleotidyltransferase: MTMAYSREIIGVILGGGRGTNMEPLTPYLDKPLIKLLGKPLIYYPTDNLVRLGLKSIYVISRNPAKIGNELGRYFNNISIENVGQKGDDIDSALRMINEIVGKGTTIVSFSDVILPREAYELALNSHVNSGKPITILMTPLSDLQGYFEVEINDTVSINKIVEHKSGYAWTGILITEKEFLISLQEFNGNINEALKQFKGNINTALWSGWFVDVSYPWDLLSAIKYLMIDLKETRISKDADISPRAVVEGSVIIDEGARIDHGAIIRGPAYIGKNTYVGNNAIIRNNTSLEEESVIGADAEITESLIGYRATVGRGSFIGSSIIGDESTVEPGVVTLNVLPSGVEVSHLSPVIVKGKQIAKLGAIVGPKARIGANTVIYPGSIIEHNKYVSPLSILK, translated from the coding sequence ATGACCATGGCCTACTCAAGAGAAATTATTGGCGTAATACTTGGTGGTGGTAGAGGCACTAATATGGAACCATTAACGCCTTACCTCGATAAACCACTCATTAAATTACTAGGAAAGCCACTTATTTATTATCCAACAGATAACCTAGTTCGGTTGGGTTTAAAGAGTATATATGTTATTTCTAGAAATCCTGCAAAGATAGGTAATGAACTTGGTCGCTATTTTAATAATATTTCAATAGAGAATGTGGGACAAAAGGGTGATGATATTGATAGTGCATTAAGAATGATAAATGAAATTGTTGGCAAGGGCACAACAATAGTATCGTTTAGTGACGTAATACTACCCCGAGAAGCCTATGAACTTGCATTGAACAGTCATGTGAATTCAGGGAAGCCAATAACTATATTAATGACCCCATTATCAGACCTGCAAGGCTACTTTGAGGTTGAGATAAATGATACTGTCTCAATAAATAAGATCGTAGAGCATAAATCAGGCTATGCATGGACTGGGATACTCATAACTGAAAAGGAATTTCTAATTTCACTACAAGAATTTAACGGAAATATTAACGAAGCCCTAAAGCAGTTCAAAGGCAATATCAATACAGCTTTATGGAGTGGATGGTTTGTTGATGTTAGTTATCCCTGGGACTTACTGAGCGCAATAAAATACTTAATGATTGACTTAAAGGAGACCAGGATTAGTAAGGATGCCGATATTTCACCAAGAGCAGTTGTAGAGGGCTCTGTGATAATAGACGAGGGCGCTAGGATAGACCATGGCGCAATAATAAGAGGACCTGCATATATTGGTAAAAATACTTATGTTGGCAATAATGCGATAATTAGGAACAATACATCACTGGAGGAGGAATCCGTAATTGGCGCTGATGCTGAAATAACGGAATCATTAATTGGATATAGGGCTACAGTGGGTAGGGGATCATTCATAGGTAGTTCGATAATTGGTGATGAAAGTACCGTAGAGCCAGGTGTTGTGACATTAAACGTATTACCAAGTGGCGTTGAGGTATCGCATTTATCACCAGTTATTGTTAAGGGAAAACAGATCGCTAAACTAGGTGCTATAGTAGGGCCTAAGGCTAGAATAGGGGCTAACACCGTAATTTATCCAGGTTCGATAATAGAGCATAATAAATACGTCTCACCATTATCAATATTAAAATAA